In a genomic window of Primulina huaijiensis isolate GDHJ02 chromosome 10, ASM1229523v2, whole genome shotgun sequence:
- the LOC140986870 gene encoding exocyst complex component EXO84A-like codes for MESTSYSKPTFRFRDHDQEMADHESSEGRSTADSSYISSHEDEDTELQSMTAKGIQHLCSELLELKQESDEDFQKNIYSNYTAFLAILNEVEILSCEVVGLKHQASSQKKLVQNLIDGISLQVLSAETIETMLEEPLNLEPSSPSILETHTEKVSEMLDTLLSEHRLQDALVLLKMEGEIFQNLLSGEKFSSNEITFYHLVISEKRTILYDQFSSMAIHSRVSAPELQKALLGLSQLGETHLATRLLLQYYHSRIASRIYDVQSSKELTDVSYVQETVRLVCSMISQCARCFVALNGENHAQDSELTQWADEEIKFFASCFEKYVSSIPQINRRFVQALDTVQIAMSYCSLLEPQRLFLQPSLIEHVRPCIEEVLRSHINHLSKVVSIFSSSDTWVLDRYLVSGILTGRNQGIIDELPEYIYLSNSGRKFMTVFQSLTDEVSPLISLQMESWILKGILDLFVAYIVILESALTGDTYVLQKEGLSINLPESPTQQIYILANLSTLMQFSSSVIRNIFEGIHGSEFEIHNFLLFVQDIYGRLRAGFLKQFTKNILSPDDDHEACSSESHINRDESTIHDLVPSVPYLELYLELKKLEKLANEDCMEKNWLMDLLRELADAVFEWISSKSKIWTVDKQDLSNNRDEFIQLILDSQFLVEIARQGGYLSDNAIQVPMDFVSHLEASSTTAGLEPLRGLNDDGWPANAATKALLKLQELKAKKTVENENDHSIVREESYEYAAGKDPAVSVFDPLTLDASESDDEDNEGKTDAEVSRTTNNIPLEEGRFEVMTIGTQNSNQETRNIA; via the exons ATGGAATCAACCTCATATTCAAAACCAACGTTTCGATTCAGAGACCACGATCAAGAAATGGCTGACCACGAATCATCGGAGGGCCGCTCAACTGCGGATTCCTCGTATATTTCGAGTCATGAAGACGAGGATACAGAACTCCAATCCATGACGGCCAAG GGTATCCAGCACTTATGTTCGGAACTTCTTGAGCTGAAGCAGGAATCCGATGAGGATTTTCAAAAGAACATCTATTCAAACTACACTGCCTTTCTTGC AATATTAAATGAGGTAGAAATCTTGAGTTGCGAAGTGGTGGGACTGAAACACCAGGCTTCTTCGCAGAAGAAACTCGTGCAGAACCTCATTGACGGAATTTCTTTACAAGTTCTCTCCGCGGAGACCATAGAAACAATGCTGGAAGAACCTCTGAATCTCGAGCCATCTTCTCCGAGTATATTGGAAACTCACACAGAAAAAGTTTCAGAAATGTTGGATACTCTTCTTTCTGAGCACAGATTACAAGATGCTCTTGTTCTGCTGAAGATGGAAGGCGagattttccaaaatttgttaTCGGGTGAAAAATTTTCATCTAATGAGATAACGTTCTATCACTTGGTCATATCTGAGAAAAGGACTATTCTTTATGATCAATTCTCATCAATGGCTATACATTCTAGGGTTTCTGCACCAGAGCTGCAGAAGGCGCTTCTTGGACTGTCCCAACTTGGTGAAACACATCTTGCTACTAGGCTATTGCTTCAGTATTATCATTCTCGCATTGCATCTCGTATATACGATGTACAGTCTTCAAAAGAGTTAACTGATGTGTCGTATGTTCAAGAAACAGTGAGGTTGGTTTGTTCAATGATATCTCAATGTGCAAGGTGTTTTGTGGCCTTAAATGGAGAAAATCATGCTCAAGATTCGGAACTAACTCAATGGGCAGACGAAGAGATAAAATTCTTCGCATCttgttttgaaaaatatgtttcatCCATTCCCCAAATAAATCGTAGATTCGTGCAAGCCTTAGATACTGTGCAGATTGCAATGTCATACTGCTCTTTGCTAGAGCCTCAAAGGCTATTCCTGCAGCCATCTTTGATCGAGCACGTTCGCCCTTGCATAGAAGAGGTTCTGAGAAGCCATATCAACCATTTGAGTAAAGTTGTTAGTATTTTTTCGTCGTCTGACACTTGGGTTCTCGATAGATATCTCGTATCAGGGATTTTGACAGGAAGGAATCAAGGTATCATTGATGAACTGCCGGAGTATATCTATCTCTCCAACAGCGGTAGGAAATTCATGACGGTTTTTCAG TCGCTCACAGACGAAGTTTCGCCTTTAATTTCTCTACAAATGGAAAGTTGGATTCTCAAAGGGATCCTGGATCTGTTCGTGGCGTATATTGTTATTCTTGAAAGTGCACTCACAGGTGACACATATGTCCTACAGAAAGAAGGTTTAAGTATCAACTTACCAGAGTCTCCAACTCAACAAATTTACATTCTGGCTAATCTTTCTACACTAATGCAATTCTCGTCGAGCGTTATCAGAAATATATTTGAGGGAATCCATGGTTCGGAATTTGAGATTCACAACTTTCTGTTGTTCGTCCAAGACATTTATGGTCGACTCAGAGCCGGTTTTCTCAAGCAGTTCACGAAAAATATTCTCTCTCCGGATGATGATCATGAAGCATGTAGTTCCGAGAGTCATATCAACAGGGACGAGTCCACGATTCATGATCTGGTTCCATCTGTTCCTTATCTG GAACTATATTTAGAGTTAAAGAAGCTAGAAAAGCTCGCTAATGAAGATTGCATGGAAAAAAATTGGTTGATGGATCTTCTTAGGGAGCTGGCGGATGCTGTATTTGAATGGATTTCAAGTAAATCCAAAATCTGGACGGTTGACAAACAAGATTTGTCAAATAATCGTGATGAATTCATTCAG TTGATCTTGGATTCGCAGTTTCTGGTTGAAATTGCGAGACAAGGCGGATACTTGTCGGATAATGCAATACAGGTGCCCATGGATTTTGTATCCCATTTGGAAGCATCCTCTACTACAGCTGGATTGGAACCTCTGAG AGGCTTGAATGATGATGGGTGGCCAGCAAATGCTGCCACCAAAGCTCTACTTAAGTTGCAAGAACTCAAAGCAAAAAAAACCGTAGAAAATGAAAACGATCATAGTATCGTTCGAGAAGAATCATATGAATACGCGGCAGGAAAGGATCCTGCGGTTTCGGTTTTTGATCCGTTGACTTTAGATGCCTCAGAATCTGATGATGAGGACAATGAAGGCAAAACTGATGCAGAAGTATCAAGAACTACTAATAATATACCACTTGAAGAAGGGCGGTTTGAAGTGATGACTATCGGAACACAAAATTCAAACCAAGAAACCAGAAATATAGCATGA
- the LOC140986871 gene encoding multiple organellar RNA editing factor 2, chloroplastic-like, with translation MAATMARLILTVRSTGATASSLIVPTRFFSSTASMSPPLIRFVQPMSASRSAAPALSHSMGVTCPNFTRFNTIRCRVNRSGSGYSPLNSGSNFSDRPPTEMAPLFPGCDYEHWLIVMDKPGGEAATKQQMIDCYVQTLAKVLGSEEEAKKKMYNVSCERYFGFGCEIDEETSNKLEGLPGVLFVLPDSYVDAENKDYGAELFVNGEIVQRSPERQRRVEPVPQRAQDRPRYNDRTRYVRRRDNMR, from the exons ATGGCCGCCACGATGGCCCGATTAATCCTGACCGTCCGATCAACCGGAGCCACTGCGAGCTCGTTAATCGTCCCCACACGATTCTTCTCCTCCACTGCCTCCATGAGCCCGCCGCTCATAAGGTTCGTTCAACCTATGTCCGCCTCTCGCTCCGCCGCGCCAGCCTTATCACATTCCATGGGGGTAACCTGTCCTAATTTCACCAGATTCAACACAATACGCTGCCGGGTTAATAGATCGGGTTCGGGTTATTCGCCCCTGAATTCCGGCTCAAACTTCAGCGACCGGCCGCCCACTGAAATGGCCCCACTCTTCCCCGGCTGCGATTATGAGCACTGGCTTATTGTGATGGATAAGCCTGGTGGGGAAGCGGCAACCAAGCAGCAGATGATTGATTGCTATGTTCAAACCCTAGCTAAAGTGCTCGGAAG TGAGGAGGAGGCCAAGAAGAAAATGTATAATGTTTCTTGTGAGAGGTACTTCGGGTTTGGATGTGAGATTGATGAGGAAACATCTAACAAGCTTGAAG GTTTACCTGGCGTTCTTTTTGTTCTTCCAGATTCTTATGTTGATGCTGAGAACAAGGACTATGGAG CTGAGCTATTTGTAAATGGAGAGATAGTTCAGCGATCTCCAGAGAGACAAAGGAGAGTTGAGCCTGTGCCTCAGAGAGCTCAAGACAGGCCAAGATACAATGATCGAACCCGGTATGTCAGGCGACGTGATAATATGCGATGA